In a single window of the Halobaculum lipolyticum genome:
- a CDS encoding S9 family peptidase, with the protein MDTIRASDFHDIAKPSDPRVAPDGEHVAFVRSEPDGDDDYESTVYLAPADGSDDARRLTLAEGTDAEPRFSPSGDRLAFTSTRGKADDTQQLWLLPLDGVGGEAERITDVVGGVNAIAWSPDGSRIAFLQSVTAADREEERDVDVPDDYEPEEPDPRVVDRTVYRTGTNYFDGKRPQVYVLDVDSGDLTRVTDGDHDHGAPAWGDDETLYFPAQKAGEDPDDNYDIDVVAYDTESGDTEDVLRTTGWGTSLAVTEDHRIAYAYTEAEQASIQPTELRVYDRAAEETFDLTADLDRGLGYEAAPQWGPDEERVFFTTPDEGATSLWSAPGDASSEPEREYRGGSVNGARVADGVTAITKSEWDHPGDLFVLDGSEERRLTDLNGEYLDSVAVPEPEPLAFESEQGPVEGWVLTPPAFDADETYPLAVEVHGGPHAMWTTSGTMWHEFQTLAARGYVVFWSNPRGSTGFGEEFMQAIERDWGDVTLTDVMAGVEEVAARDYVDETNVFLTGGSFGGYMTSWAVGRSDYFRAAVSQRGVYDFTGFYGSTDGAYKLVEGDYDTTPWEEPEFLWEHSPVAHADGVTTPTLVLHSDDDYRTPDNTAELFHRILRKHGVDTRLVRYPREGHELSRSGEPAHVVDRIERIVRWFDGYSEYHDAERALDRPEDDGLSAGDDEDGDDSGE; encoded by the coding sequence ATGGACACCATCAGAGCGAGCGACTTCCACGACATCGCCAAGCCCAGCGACCCGCGGGTCGCCCCGGACGGCGAGCACGTGGCGTTCGTTCGCAGCGAGCCCGACGGCGACGACGACTACGAGTCGACGGTGTACCTCGCCCCCGCGGACGGGAGCGACGACGCGCGACGACTGACCCTCGCGGAGGGGACCGACGCCGAGCCGCGGTTCTCCCCGTCGGGCGACCGCCTCGCGTTCACCTCGACGCGCGGGAAAGCCGACGATACCCAACAGCTGTGGCTGCTGCCGCTCGACGGCGTCGGCGGCGAGGCCGAGCGGATCACCGACGTGGTCGGCGGCGTGAACGCGATCGCGTGGAGTCCCGACGGCAGCCGGATCGCGTTCCTCCAGTCGGTCACCGCGGCGGACCGCGAGGAGGAGCGCGACGTCGACGTCCCAGACGACTACGAACCCGAAGAGCCGGACCCGCGCGTCGTCGACCGGACGGTGTACCGTACCGGCACGAACTACTTCGACGGGAAGCGCCCGCAGGTGTACGTCCTCGACGTCGACTCCGGGGACCTCACTCGCGTCACCGACGGCGACCACGACCACGGCGCCCCCGCGTGGGGCGACGACGAGACGCTGTACTTCCCCGCCCAGAAAGCCGGCGAGGACCCGGACGACAACTACGACATCGACGTCGTCGCCTACGACACCGAGTCCGGAGACACGGAGGACGTCCTGCGGACCACCGGCTGGGGGACGTCGCTGGCGGTCACCGAGGACCACCGGATCGCCTACGCCTACACCGAGGCCGAGCAGGCGAGCATCCAGCCGACCGAACTCCGCGTGTACGACCGCGCGGCCGAGGAGACGTTCGACCTCACCGCCGACCTCGACCGCGGTCTCGGCTACGAGGCGGCCCCGCAGTGGGGACCGGACGAGGAGCGCGTGTTCTTCACGACGCCCGACGAGGGCGCGACGAGCCTCTGGTCCGCCCCCGGCGACGCGAGTAGTGAACCCGAGCGCGAGTACCGCGGCGGCTCGGTGAACGGCGCGCGCGTCGCCGACGGCGTGACCGCGATAACGAAGAGCGAGTGGGACCACCCCGGCGACCTATTCGTCCTCGACGGGAGCGAAGAGCGACGCCTGACGGACCTGAACGGCGAGTACCTCGACTCGGTCGCGGTGCCCGAACCCGAGCCGCTCGCGTTCGAGTCCGAGCAGGGTCCCGTCGAGGGGTGGGTGCTGACGCCGCCGGCGTTCGACGCCGACGAGACGTACCCGCTGGCGGTGGAGGTCCACGGCGGCCCGCACGCGATGTGGACGACGAGCGGGACGATGTGGCACGAGTTCCAGACGCTCGCCGCCCGCGGCTACGTCGTGTTCTGGTCGAACCCGCGCGGGTCGACCGGCTTCGGCGAGGAGTTCATGCAGGCCATCGAGCGCGACTGGGGCGACGTGACGCTCACCGACGTGATGGCGGGCGTCGAGGAGGTCGCCGCGCGCGACTACGTCGACGAGACGAACGTCTTCCTCACCGGCGGCTCCTTCGGCGGCTACATGACCTCGTGGGCGGTCGGGCGGTCGGACTACTTCCGCGCCGCCGTCTCCCAGCGCGGCGTGTACGACTTCACCGGCTTCTACGGCTCGACCGACGGGGCGTACAAGCTCGTCGAGGGTGACTACGACACGACGCCGTGGGAGGAGCCCGAGTTCCTCTGGGAGCACTCGCCGGTCGCACATGCCGACGGCGTGACGACGCCGACGCTGGTGCTCCACTCCGACGACGACTACCGGACCCCGGACAACACGGCGGAGCTGTTCCACCGGATCCTCCGGAAACACGGCGTGGACACGCGGCTCGTGCGCTACCCGCGCGAGGGCCACGAACTGTCGCGCTCGGGCGAGCCGGCCCACGTCGTCGACCGCATCGAGCGCATCGTGCGCTGGTTCGACGGCTACTCCGAGTATCACGACGCCGAGCGCGCGCTCGACCGGCCCGAGGACGACGGCCTAAGCGCCGGCGACGACGAGGACGGCGACGACTCCGGGGAGTAG
- the mdh gene encoding malate dehydrogenase — protein sequence MTKVSVIGAAGTVGAAAGYNIALRDIADELVFVDIPDMEETTIGQAADTNHGVAYDSNTRIRQGGYEATEGSDVVVITAGIPRKEGQTRIDLAGDNAPIMEDIGESLREYNDDFVSITTSNPVDLLNRHLYESGERAREKVIGFGGRLDSARFRYVLSERFDAPVKNVEATILGEHGDAQVPVFSKVRVDGTDPEFTADEKEEILGDLQESAMDVISRKGATEWGPATGVAHMVEAVVRDTGEVLPGSLALEGEFGHEDTAFGVPVKLGSDGVEEVVEWDLDDYEVDLMDEAAEKLSTQYDKIS from the coding sequence ATGACGAAAGTCAGTGTGATCGGCGCGGCGGGGACCGTCGGAGCCGCGGCCGGCTACAACATCGCGCTCCGGGACATCGCGGACGAACTCGTGTTCGTGGACATCCCGGACATGGAGGAGACGACCATCGGCCAGGCGGCCGACACCAACCACGGCGTCGCCTACGACTCCAACACCCGGATCCGACAGGGCGGCTACGAGGCCACCGAGGGGTCGGACGTCGTCGTGATCACGGCGGGCATCCCGCGCAAGGAGGGGCAGACCCGGATCGACCTCGCGGGCGACAACGCGCCGATCATGGAGGACATCGGCGAGTCGCTGCGCGAGTACAACGACGACTTCGTGTCGATCACGACGTCGAACCCCGTGGACCTGCTCAACCGCCACCTGTACGAGAGCGGCGAGCGCGCCCGCGAGAAGGTGATCGGCTTCGGCGGGCGCCTCGACTCCGCCCGCTTCCGCTACGTGCTCTCCGAGCGCTTCGACGCGCCCGTGAAGAACGTCGAGGCGACGATCCTCGGCGAGCACGGCGACGCGCAGGTGCCCGTGTTCTCGAAGGTCCGCGTCGACGGTACGGACCCCGAGTTCACCGCCGACGAGAAAGAGGAGATCCTCGGCGACCTGCAGGAGTCCGCCATGGACGTCATCTCCCGGAAGGGCGCGACCGAGTGGGGCCCCGCGACGGGCGTCGCCCACATGGTCGAGGCCGTCGTCCGCGACACCGGCGAGGTGCTCCCCGGCTCCCTCGCGCTCGAGGGCGAGTTCGGCCACGAGGACACCGCCTTCGGCGTCCCCGTGAAGCTCGGCTCGGACGGCGTCGAGGAGGTCGTCGAGTGGGACCTGGACGACTACGAGGTCGACCTCATGGACGAGGCGGCCGAGAAGCTGTCGACGCAGTACGACAAGATCTCGTAG
- the hisA gene encoding 1-(5-phosphoribosyl)-5-[(5-phosphoribosylamino)methylideneamino]imidazole-4-carboxamide isomerase, whose translation MSHFPEFEVVPAVDMEGGEVVQLVQGERGTATRYGDPVEAAERWVDEGAETLHLVDLDGAFDGERANAAAVDAILDAVDVPVQLGGGIRSADDAIDLLERGVDRVILGTAAVEDPEIVAEISDAYPGSVMVSLDARDGEVVVSGWTEGTGLDPAEAAGRYEELGAGAILFTDVDVEGQLEGVNRGSVERVTEAVDIPVVASGGVASLNDVRALRDAGAAAVVVGTALYEGAFTLAEAQSV comes from the coding sequence ATGAGCCACTTCCCGGAGTTCGAGGTCGTCCCCGCCGTCGACATGGAGGGCGGCGAGGTCGTCCAGCTCGTGCAGGGCGAGCGCGGCACCGCGACGCGCTACGGCGACCCCGTCGAGGCGGCCGAGCGGTGGGTCGACGAGGGCGCGGAGACGCTCCACCTCGTCGACCTCGACGGCGCCTTCGACGGCGAGCGCGCCAACGCCGCCGCCGTCGACGCGATCCTCGACGCCGTCGACGTGCCGGTGCAACTGGGCGGCGGCATCCGGTCGGCCGACGACGCGATCGACCTGCTGGAGCGCGGTGTCGACCGCGTGATCCTCGGCACAGCCGCCGTCGAGGACCCGGAGATCGTCGCCGAGATCAGCGACGCGTACCCCGGGAGCGTGATGGTGAGCCTCGACGCGAGAGACGGCGAGGTCGTCGTCTCCGGGTGGACCGAGGGCACCGGTCTCGACCCCGCCGAGGCCGCCGGGCGCTACGAGGAGTTGGGTGCGGGCGCGATCCTGTTCACCGACGTCGACGTGGAGGGACAGTTGGAGGGCGTCAACCGCGGGAGCGTCGAGCGCGTCACCGAGGCCGTCGACATCCCCGTCGTCGCCTCCGGCGGCGTCGCGAGCCTCAACGACGTCCGGGCGCTGCGCGACGCCGGCGCCGCGGCGGTCGTCGTCGGCACCGCGCTGTACGAGGGAGCGTTCACGCTCGCCGAGGCGCAGTCGGTCTGA
- a CDS encoding NAD-dependent epimerase/dehydratase family protein has product MDSTVLVTGGLGRSGRWIVDRLAAAHDVVCVDLDHPGYEVDPRDGVDFRAADLTDPGQTFDLVGEVDPDAVVHWASYPSPTRHAGSRVFHDNVAGAYNVLVAAGRADATVVQASSESAYGLAFAEETPLPDELPITEAHPTRPEDPYGTGKVVAEEVAGMVHRRHGVPVASIRPSWIQYPGEYACLDLDDLADGAGNCWSYVDVRDVAALVARAVTDPPAGHEAVHAAAAENYLGRPTVEAVEEHFGRLPDDCGLDGEQSALSTAKAADLFDWRPSHDWRTGRDDDVATPALWS; this is encoded by the coding sequence ATGGACTCCACCGTGCTCGTCACCGGCGGCCTCGGCCGTTCCGGGCGTTGGATCGTCGACCGACTCGCCGCCGCCCACGACGTCGTCTGCGTCGACCTCGACCACCCGGGCTACGAGGTCGATCCCCGCGACGGCGTCGACTTCCGCGCGGCCGACCTCACCGACCCCGGCCAGACGTTCGACCTCGTCGGCGAGGTCGACCCCGACGCCGTCGTCCACTGGGCGTCGTACCCGTCGCCGACGCGCCACGCCGGCAGTCGGGTGTTCCACGACAACGTCGCCGGCGCGTACAACGTCCTCGTCGCCGCCGGCCGCGCGGACGCGACGGTCGTGCAGGCGTCGAGCGAGAGCGCGTACGGGCTGGCGTTCGCCGAGGAGACGCCGCTGCCCGACGAACTGCCGATCACGGAGGCGCACCCGACGCGTCCGGAGGACCCGTACGGCACCGGGAAGGTCGTCGCCGAGGAGGTCGCGGGCATGGTCCACCGTCGCCACGGCGTCCCGGTCGCTTCGATCCGTCCGTCGTGGATCCAGTACCCGGGCGAGTACGCCTGTCTCGACCTCGACGACCTCGCGGACGGCGCCGGCAACTGCTGGTCGTACGTCGACGTGCGCGACGTCGCCGCCCTCGTCGCCCGCGCGGTCACCGACCCGCCCGCCGGCCACGAGGCGGTCCACGCCGCCGCCGCGGAGAACTACCTCGGCCGCCCGACCGTCGAGGCCGTCGAGGAGCACTTCGGCCGGCTCCCCGACGACTGCGGCCTCGACGGCGAGCAGTCGGCGCTGTCGACGGCGAAGGCGGCCGACCTGTTCGACTGGCGTCCGAGCCACGACTGGCGGACCGGTCGCGACGACGACGTGGCGACGCCGGCGCTGTGGTCCTGA
- a CDS encoding cation:proton antiporter regulatory subunit: MTVYESDLPGVGKKHEIELGGEARLVVVTHNTGKREVFRRENADSDAEKLFELSDGLARTVGTVLEGAYFQPVATENIDTVLGGDALIEWYEVPADSELAGETIAAADVRQRTGASIIAVEHDDDVTPNPDPGAGVTAGDTVVVIGSRAEVDAFEAAFIDPDAAGEATDIGDPVGPGTGDDADDAGGGV; encoded by the coding sequence ATGACCGTCTACGAGTCCGACCTTCCGGGGGTCGGGAAGAAACACGAGATCGAGTTGGGCGGCGAGGCGCGACTCGTCGTGGTCACCCACAACACCGGCAAGCGCGAGGTGTTCCGGCGCGAGAACGCCGACAGCGACGCCGAGAAGCTGTTCGAGCTGTCGGACGGGCTGGCGCGCACCGTCGGCACCGTGTTGGAGGGGGCGTACTTCCAGCCGGTCGCCACCGAGAACATCGACACCGTGCTCGGGGGCGACGCGCTCATCGAGTGGTACGAGGTGCCCGCCGACTCCGAACTCGCCGGCGAGACCATCGCCGCCGCCGACGTGCGCCAGCGCACCGGCGCCTCGATCATCGCGGTCGAGCACGACGACGACGTGACCCCGAACCCCGACCCCGGCGCGGGCGTCACCGCCGGCGACACCGTCGTCGTCATCGGCTCGCGCGCGGAGGTCGACGCGTTCGAGGCGGCGTTCATCGACCCCGACGCCGCCGGCGAGGCGACCGACATCGGCGACCCGGTCGGTCCGGGCACCGGGGACGACGCGGACGACGCGGGCGGCGGGGTCTGA
- a CDS encoding DUF7569 family protein, which yields MSDSCDACGSSVEDALARTVRLSVDRSTVDEQRLCPGCFADWIDRYEREMRSEPDVTIDEENDIIVD from the coding sequence ATGTCCGACTCGTGTGACGCCTGCGGCTCGTCGGTGGAGGACGCGCTCGCCCGGACCGTCCGGCTATCGGTCGACCGATCGACCGTCGACGAGCAGCGGCTGTGTCCGGGCTGTTTCGCCGACTGGATCGACCGCTACGAGCGGGAGATGCGGTCGGAGCCGGACGTGACCATCGACGAGGAGAACGACATCATCGTCGACTGA
- the hisB gene encoding imidazoleglycerol-phosphate dehydratase HisB, whose product MSDRTAAVTRETAETEIELTLAVDGDGDSEVETGVGFFDHMLASFAKHGLFDLTVRCDGDTHIDDHHTVEDVGIALGEAFAEALGDKRGIRRYADRRVPLDEAVAGVVVDVSGRPYFEFTGAFSQDDVGEMTSDMARHFAYSLAMNAGLTLHTEVETGINAHHEVEALFKALARAMDDATRLDERRSDTPSTKGDL is encoded by the coding sequence ATGAGCGACCGCACGGCGGCCGTCACCCGGGAGACGGCCGAGACGGAGATCGAACTCACGCTCGCCGTCGACGGCGACGGCGACAGCGAGGTCGAGACGGGCGTCGGCTTCTTCGACCACATGCTCGCGAGCTTCGCCAAACACGGCCTGTTCGACCTGACGGTCCGCTGTGACGGCGACACCCACATCGACGACCACCACACCGTCGAGGACGTCGGCATCGCGCTGGGCGAGGCGTTCGCGGAGGCGTTGGGCGACAAACGCGGCATCCGGCGCTACGCCGACCGGCGCGTCCCGCTGGACGAGGCGGTCGCGGGCGTCGTCGTCGACGTGAGCGGGCGCCCGTACTTCGAGTTCACCGGCGCGTTCTCCCAGGACGACGTCGGCGAGATGACCAGCGACATGGCACGCCACTTCGCGTACTCGCTGGCGATGAACGCCGGGCTCACCCTCCACACGGAGGTCGAGACGGGGATCAACGCCCACCACGAGGTGGAGGCGCTGTTCAAGGCGCTCGCGCGGGCCATGGACGACGCGACCCGGCTCGACGAACGCCGCAGCGACACGCCCAGCACGAAAGGCGACCTGTAG
- a CDS encoding CheF family chemotaxis protein, whose protein sequence is MSETVVADFVGRFFAPGVDGEPPTGRIVLSQRRLVLAADGYKETIPLSKVFDVTIGQVPPEMAGYFNDTVTVAYRKGEGRGVAAIEGTDTNIDRFATVLFKVLLNGTKALARHPAKVGGRVVDTDTRKTRLDVTQGTLSFEGGGDVFAVDLANVVSVERTQRDLGNGSHPVVSFRHIDDGTAVTSEVGMTSGRLTNILGRYVRLRYADLQAELEDLNPSEEEMEVLVAAYSAGPGVSLSKVVDIEPQRLTMLLNGLIDEGLLVDTDEGTNLTAKGRVVVGQRIESVNT, encoded by the coding sequence ATGAGCGAGACGGTCGTCGCGGACTTCGTCGGACGGTTCTTCGCGCCCGGCGTCGACGGGGAGCCTCCCACGGGCCGGATCGTCCTCAGCCAGCGACGGCTCGTCCTCGCCGCTGACGGCTACAAGGAGACGATCCCGCTGTCGAAAGTGTTCGACGTGACCATCGGACAGGTCCCCCCGGAGATGGCGGGCTACTTCAACGACACCGTCACCGTCGCCTACCGCAAGGGCGAGGGGCGGGGCGTCGCCGCCATCGAGGGGACGGACACCAACATCGACCGCTTCGCGACCGTCCTGTTCAAAGTGCTGCTCAACGGGACGAAGGCGCTCGCGCGCCACCCCGCGAAGGTCGGCGGTCGCGTCGTCGACACAGACACCCGCAAGACCCGCCTCGACGTGACCCAGGGGACGCTCTCGTTCGAGGGCGGCGGCGACGTGTTCGCCGTCGACCTGGCGAACGTGGTGTCGGTCGAGCGCACCCAGCGCGACCTCGGCAACGGCTCGCACCCGGTCGTCTCGTTCCGCCACATCGACGACGGCACCGCCGTCACCTCGGAGGTCGGGATGACGTCCGGGCGCCTCACGAACATCCTCGGCCGGTACGTCCGTCTGCGCTACGCGGACCTGCAGGCGGAGTTGGAGGATCTGAACCCCAGCGAGGAGGAGATGGAGGTGCTCGTCGCCGCCTACTCCGCCGGGCCGGGCGTCTCGCTGTCGAAGGTCGTCGACATCGAACCCCAGCGGCTCACGATGCTGCTCAACGGTCTCATCGACGAGGGGCTGCTCGTCGACACCGACGAGGGGACGAACCTGACGGCGAAAGGGCGCGTCGTCGTGGGCCAACGGATCGAGTCCGTCAACACCTGA
- a CDS encoding CheF family chemotaxis protein — translation MKAGRKLNDVGWTNGRIILSNKRVVLVGNGGKRTLALSSVDGIGGRYDANQEIQRVSNYVSLRIGDDVFLLAAEEHEEFRTDLYRAFLDRKVIKARHPAIKGGVVQDTEWQQARVKVEADGISVAQQSGAFVRLELDDIGTLEETERTVMDEKASVIEAEHTDDEGTSVQTYLSGEPWIVAVIKSYLGQGRDQNRGAVELSESEREVLMALYSGVSSFEVPNFLGMSVDRVEEIFERLIEAEVLEEVRTRREVALEPRGRNIASEAMNEQ, via the coding sequence ATGAAAGCCGGGCGCAAACTCAACGACGTCGGCTGGACGAACGGCCGGATCATCCTCTCGAACAAGCGGGTGGTGTTGGTCGGCAACGGCGGCAAGCGGACGCTCGCGCTGTCGAGCGTCGACGGGATCGGCGGCCGCTACGACGCCAACCAGGAGATCCAGCGCGTCTCCAACTACGTCAGCCTCCGCATCGGCGACGACGTGTTCCTCCTCGCCGCCGAAGAGCACGAGGAGTTCCGGACGGACCTGTACCGGGCGTTCCTCGACCGGAAGGTGATCAAGGCCCGCCACCCCGCGATCAAAGGCGGCGTCGTCCAAGACACCGAGTGGCAGCAGGCCCGCGTGAAAGTCGAGGCCGACGGCATCTCCGTCGCCCAACAGAGCGGCGCGTTCGTCCGGCTCGAACTCGACGACATCGGCACCCTCGAGGAGACCGAGCGCACGGTGATGGACGAGAAGGCGTCCGTCATCGAGGCAGAACACACCGACGACGAGGGGACGAGCGTCCAGACGTACCTCTCGGGCGAGCCGTGGATCGTCGCCGTGATCAAGTCGTACCTCGGGCAGGGCCGCGACCAGAACCGCGGCGCGGTCGAACTGTCCGAGTCCGAACGCGAGGTGTTGATGGCGCTGTACTCCGGCGTCTCCTCGTTCGAGGTGCCGAACTTCCTCGGCATGAGCGTCGACCGGGTCGAGGAGATCTTCGAGCGCCTCATCGAGGCGGAGGTGCTGGAGGAGGTGCGCACGCGCCGCGAGGTCGCCCTCGAACCGCGCGGGCGCAACATCGCCAGCGAGGCGATGAACGAACAGTAG
- a CDS encoding IMPACT family protein: protein MANPEPYRTVGGRATAEFVVQGSRFLGHVAPVDTVAAAEAVVDEVRAEFDDATHNVPAYRVPAGDGASASPGEVMLREYASDDGEPTGSAGKPALNVLQQQEIRNVVAVVTRYYGGTNLGVGGLARAYSRAVKEGLDAAGVVEEEPHERVAVTVAYDDSGTVRGILESAGVEFDADYDADVAFEARVPVADAAGLRDRLRSATSGRVDIE from the coding sequence ATGGCGAACCCCGAGCCGTACCGCACCGTCGGGGGGCGCGCGACCGCCGAGTTCGTCGTGCAGGGGTCGCGCTTCCTCGGGCACGTCGCCCCGGTCGACACCGTCGCCGCGGCGGAGGCGGTCGTCGACGAGGTGCGTGCGGAGTTCGACGACGCCACCCACAACGTCCCCGCCTACCGCGTCCCCGCGGGCGACGGCGCCTCGGCGTCGCCGGGCGAGGTGATGCTCCGGGAGTACGCGAGCGACGACGGCGAGCCGACCGGCTCGGCCGGCAAGCCGGCGCTGAACGTGCTCCAACAGCAGGAGATCCGAAACGTCGTCGCGGTCGTCACGCGCTACTACGGCGGGACGAACCTCGGCGTCGGCGGCCTCGCCCGGGCGTACTCCCGGGCGGTGAAGGAGGGTCTCGACGCCGCGGGCGTCGTCGAAGAGGAACCCCACGAGCGGGTCGCCGTCACCGTCGCGTACGACGACTCCGGCACCGTCCGCGGCATCCTCGAGTCCGCCGGCGTCGAGTTCGACGCCGACTACGACGCCGACGTCGCCTTCGAGGCGCGCGTCCCCGTGGCCGATGCCGCGGGGCTCCGCGACCGGCTCCGGTCGGCGACCAGCGGCCGGGTCGACATCGAGTGA
- a CDS encoding cation:proton antiporter, whose translation MAAGSAVAGDLNGLLALGVVVAVAAAVAAAGRRVGIPSVPLYVLGGVLAGPSVAGALGLPAIEPGTLTTLAEVGVVLLLFFLGLEFSLDRLIAARKRLSGAAAVDLLINFPVGVALGFLFGLGALGAFLVGGIVYISSSAVITKSLVDLGWIADPEAEPVLGTLVAEDLVVAVYLALAGALVAGGSPVDALPRIAVALAFLGAIALAAQLLAPRLAPYLGTSDEDLVVRTVAVALVVSGLALSVGASEAVAGFFVGVGVGATPLHDRVADRIAPLRDVFAVVFFAWVGLNTDVVAVAGVAVPVLVAALVSGPAKVVSGAVGGRLYDLSPRRSLRTGLALVPRGEFSLIIAALATASPNPTVATVVPAFAVGYVLVMAFVGTVAMSQADRIERFVGVADS comes from the coding sequence ATGGCGGCGGGATCGGCCGTCGCGGGCGACCTGAACGGCCTGCTCGCGCTCGGCGTCGTCGTCGCCGTCGCGGCGGCGGTGGCGGCGGCCGGCCGCCGGGTCGGGATCCCGTCGGTACCGCTGTACGTCCTCGGGGGGGTCCTCGCCGGGCCGTCCGTCGCGGGCGCGCTCGGCCTCCCGGCGATCGAACCGGGGACGCTGACGACGCTGGCGGAGGTCGGCGTCGTGCTCCTGTTGTTCTTCCTCGGGCTGGAGTTCAGCCTCGACCGGCTGATCGCCGCCCGCAAGCGGCTCTCGGGCGCGGCCGCCGTCGACCTCCTGATCAACTTCCCCGTCGGCGTCGCGCTCGGGTTCCTGTTCGGACTCGGGGCGCTGGGCGCCTTCCTCGTCGGCGGCATCGTGTACATCTCGTCGTCGGCGGTGATCACCAAGTCGCTCGTCGACCTCGGCTGGATCGCCGACCCCGAGGCCGAACCGGTGCTCGGGACGCTCGTCGCCGAGGACCTCGTCGTCGCCGTCTACCTCGCGCTGGCGGGCGCGCTCGTCGCCGGCGGCTCGCCGGTCGACGCGCTGCCGCGGATCGCCGTCGCGCTCGCGTTCCTCGGCGCCATCGCGCTCGCGGCCCAACTGCTGGCCCCGCGGCTGGCGCCGTATCTCGGCACCAGCGACGAGGACCTCGTCGTCCGGACGGTCGCGGTCGCGCTCGTCGTCTCGGGGCTGGCGCTGTCGGTCGGCGCCAGCGAGGCGGTCGCGGGCTTCTTCGTCGGCGTCGGTGTCGGCGCCACCCCGCTGCACGACCGCGTCGCCGACCGGATCGCCCCCCTGCGCGACGTGTTCGCCGTCGTGTTCTTCGCGTGGGTCGGACTCAACACCGACGTGGTCGCCGTCGCCGGCGTCGCCGTCCCGGTGCTCGTGGCGGCGCTCGTCTCCGGGCCGGCGAAGGTCGTCAGCGGCGCCGTCGGCGGCCGACTGTACGACCTCTCGCCGCGCCGCTCCCTCCGGACGGGGCTGGCGCTCGTCCCCCGCGGGGAGTTCTCCCTCATCATCGCCGCGCTTGCCACGGCGTCGCCGAACCCGACCGTCGCCACCGTCGTCCCCGCGTTCGCGGTCGGCTACGTGCTCGTCATGGCGTTCGTCGGCACCGTCGCGATGAGCCAGGCCGACCGGATCGAACGGTTCGTCGGGGTCGCGGACAGCTGA
- a CDS encoding amino acid-binding protein produces the protein MFDEIMGKFEGSPGQQAVVRLLLARGFSVNEDGRVVSGGIEIPDTGIAREAGVDRRVVDATTTAIRDDEELRRIFANITSVPSLMDLAPVLDLTVLTVEVGDPDASGIVADITGMLAEADLSLRQVLSDDPEFADEPKLYLIADEELPGDLLVAIRDLPYVRSVEF, from the coding sequence ATGTTCGACGAGATCATGGGGAAGTTCGAGGGGTCGCCCGGCCAGCAGGCGGTGGTCAGGCTGCTCCTCGCGCGCGGCTTCTCGGTGAACGAGGACGGCCGCGTCGTCTCCGGCGGCATCGAGATCCCCGACACCGGCATCGCCCGCGAGGCGGGTGTCGACCGGCGCGTCGTCGACGCGACGACGACGGCGATCCGCGACGACGAGGAGCTTCGCCGGATCTTCGCCAACATCACCTCCGTGCCGAGCCTGATGGATCTGGCCCCGGTGCTCGACCTCACGGTGTTGACCGTCGAGGTGGGCGACCCCGACGCCTCCGGCATCGTCGCCGACATCACCGGGATGCTCGCGGAGGCGGACCTGTCGCTGCGGCAGGTGCTGTCCGACGACCCCGAGTTCGCCGACGAGCCGAAGCTGTACCTCATCGCCGACGAGGAACTGCCGGGCGACCTGCTGGTGGCGATCCGCGACCTGCCGTACGTCCGCAGCGTCGAGTTCTGA